In Chryseobacterium shigense, the following proteins share a genomic window:
- a CDS encoding DUF493 family protein gives MDILQGNQHANPEDFYNSLKEKLEGHHDFPEDYLFKFIVPTDQAKLTEIYKVFDGIKFTLGNRESKNGKYTACNINAFVLDADQVVNIYKEVAKIEGVILL, from the coding sequence ATGGATATATTACAAGGAAACCAACACGCAAACCCGGAAGATTTTTATAATTCTCTGAAGGAAAAACTGGAAGGCCACCACGACTTTCCTGAAGATTATTTATTTAAATTTATCGTTCCCACAGACCAGGCAAAACTAACCGAAATTTATAAAGTTTTTGATGGTATTAAATTTACTCTTGGGAACCGCGAAAGCAAAAACGGAAAATACACTGCCTGCAATATCAATGCGTTCGTTCTGGATGCAGATCAGGTAGTGAATATTTATAAAGAAGTCGCCAAAATTGA